GAGAGAATGTGCAGTCCTAAAACCATTCAGTgctattttttatgttgtagGTGCTTAAACAATTCCTCACTCATTCAACAAttattcctttcttcttttcaggCATATGTGAAGATTGGTGCTTTCTTTGTGAATTTCAAACCCATCTTGAAAGAGCAAGCCAAAGTTCCCAGGCCTTTTCACCAACCAACATTATCTCTAGATTACCAAATATTGGTGGTAATCTTGTCCATGGGAGGCAGGAGGATGCTCATGAACTCATGAGGTTTCTTTACTTGCACTTTATCTAGTTTCTTTATCTATTCTGATAGATGTTATATTGAATACATTGTTAAAAGTCTTCCGGAATTCTTCTGGTATATAATGGTTGTTGAGTTGTATTGAAGTTCACTGTATTGTTTTGTAGGTTTGCCATTGATACAATGCAGTCAGTCTGCCTTAGTGAGTTTGGTGGAGAGAAAGCTGTACATCCTAGCACTCAAGAGACAACCATTATTCAACATATATTTGGTGGCCTGCTGCAATCTCAGGTTATGCATCTTATGGTCAAGTGTAATGAtgtgttttggaatttggCATTACTTTTGGGACTTTTAAATAGTGGTTTTCGTTTaagttattatttatttcattgaATGATTGAGCCCGTTAATTTGTATGTATGTTTGATTAGAGAATGTTTAGTGCCATTTTTTCGGTCATCTGTCAGTTCCCTTCTAAtgtatttcttcttttggaaTATTTTCCAGGTGATTTGTACAAAATGCAAGAATATATCAAATCGGTATGATAatatgatggatttaactgtCGAAATTCATGGGGATGCTTCATCATTGGAGGAATGTCTAGACCAATTCACCATCAAGGAGTGGCTTGATGGAGAAAATAAGTATAAATGTGATGGGTATGTCTCTGCCTTTTCTCTGTCAATTCCATTcgttatttattatttccttttcCAGTCATAGGTTGTACATTTTCTTGTCTATTGTGTGGTCTCCTATGAGATATGATATATTGTTACTGTTAACAGGTGCAATGACTATGTCAAGGCTTGGAAGCGTCTTACTGTTAAGCGCGCTCCAAATATTCTCACAATTGCCTTGAAAAGATTTCAGGTATCAGCTATACTCTTCTTGTACATGTTTCTTGGTTAATTGATTGAACTCATGTTACAATTAAAGTAGATCTTTCTCAAATAACTtggaataaattaaaaacctgTATCATGAATGATTCTATCCACCATAATGAAAGCATTTTATTTACACGCTTTTAAATTTCAGTTGGAAATACAATGTGTTAATACCATTGGATTTGGGTCCAGAGCCATGAGTTCTTTTGTAGCCCCTACCAAGTCTTACTTAGTAGTACTTTAAAGAATAAATCAATAGTCAACAGCATTTTTGTTTGATTCTATACTTTATAGATGAACTTGGGATTTGTAGTTGCTGGTTAGATGGTCAATTTAGGTTTATAATAACCTTTTCTGTCAGATGGGAATGTTTGTTTCGCAAACTGTGTAGAAACTCCTTGTGTTGTTTAAAGATTCGTATTTATGCTGGAGATTTTACCTTCCATAACTGTGAACACATCATCTTGAGTTGGTGCTCTAAGTGTTTCAATGACCTTGGTTGATGCTTTTAGGCTTATTTATACgatttataaaatttgttGATCGAATTCTTGAGTGATTGATTGATACTCTGTTGATTCCTGAAATTGTTATGTTGACAAACATTTCAGAGTGGGCGGTTTGGGAAAATTAACAAGAGAGTAACATTTCCTGAAACTTTAGATTTGAACCCCTACATGAGTGAAACGGGAGATGGTGCAAACATCTACAAGCTTTATGCCGTTGTTGTACATGTGGATATGCTAAatgcttcatttttcggacACTACATCTGTTACACCAAGGACTTCGGTGGAAACTGGTATAGAATCGATGACTGTAAGGTGagatatatctctctctctctctctctctctctctctctctcgcgtaGATATTTCCTGACCcactctcttttttaattgttctACTGGATACGCAAAATACGCAAATGTTCCTAATTGGATATCAGTAGCAAAGAAACTTGTAATCTGTGGATACCTGTTGACCCCTGTTAATAGTTTCCATGGATACTGCAATCTGGAAATTAGTCTTGATGAAAAATTAGTCTGATGGTGGTAATTACAAAGGCTTCCTGGAGCAGGAGTTGTTGATttggtcttttttttaatctacTGGCCTGATGATATGCTGGTTTTGAGGACATACTTATGGCCTTCCCTATTGCAGAAAATACACATGGGCATGCGACTTTTATTTACTATGAATAAGTTACCCAAGCAGCCACTTTCTTCTGACTTGTCTTGCTACTTCTCACAGGTTGCGACTGTAAATTTGGAAGAGGTGCTTTCCCAGGGTGCATATATGCTATTATATAGCAGGTGTGTATATTAGTGTGTACTTTTACATGTTATTCTCGAGTTTCTAAATTAAAATCCTTTGTAGTATCTTTAACGAATGCAATGTGTGTGACTGTGGACTGTAGTTTCAAACTGACGTACAtcttttttttgtgtgaaaaaCACTAGGTTGGATGCTCTAAATGATTCTGGTTGCCTGTTGTTGTGCAGGGTTCAGCCACGAGCATCTTGTCTAACCCTTGAACCTCCAAGGAAAACAGAGGAAATGATCGATGTTGAAGTACAGCCATGCCGTAAAGAACAAGTTGAATGTTCCACTGTTGAGCCTGCAGATTCTACATGCCATTCTGGGTTTGTACCATCTGACACTAGTCTGCCTCCGCAGATTTCCAGCTGTGTAGAAGACTCAAGTGCTGTAATCATTCCTGAAGCAGTAAGAGAACGTTCTGATAATGCAGATCTTAGCCTTAAATCACCATCATCTGTTCCAAAAGAGGTTTGCATAGTTGAAAATAATACGCTTAGTTCCATGTCGAGTCCATCTGTTTCAAGGGAGAGGGAGATTTCTAGTTGCGAGAAGGTCCCTGCTGGTAAGTTGGATTTAGATACAGTAAGAGGAGATCCAGTTGTTATAGCTATACCTAATGGTGAGTCATGTCGGCCTGTTTTGGACGACGTATCAGCACGCTGTGAGAAGTATCTCTCTTCTTCAGGTGGTGAATATGTAAATGGCAATTCTGAAGACATGGATATCGATAATTGTCAGTCAGGTTCATCGGTTGCAGAGGACATTGGAATTTGCAAGAACAATGGGCCGACATA
The window above is part of the Prunus dulcis chromosome 1, ALMONDv2, whole genome shotgun sequence genome. Proteins encoded here:
- the LOC117613173 gene encoding ubiquitin carboxyl-terminal hydrolase 18-like isoform X1; amino-acid sequence: MHVAGVNLDLNWFLQFIFTAFIIAFGLLHFVKNTASKYFEVDANFEGGDHSDRTQMPGALMEDPVCAVCGNSGPKKCSRCKAVRYCSQKCQEKHWKSGHKTECKNTLSNSRFKTSSGGGKTFSGLALVPIRGISKHIKKPKEILFPYDEFVQLFNWDKLGFPPCGLLNCGNSCFANVVLQCLSSTRPLVAYLLEKGHRRECICEDWCFLCEFQTHLERASQSSQAFSPTNIISRLPNIGGNLVHGRQEDAHELMRFAIDTMQSVCLSEFGGEKAVHPSTQETTIIQHIFGGLLQSQVICTKCKNISNRYDNMMDLTVEIHGDASSLEECLDQFTIKEWLDGENKYKCDGCNDYVKAWKRLTVKRAPNILTIALKRFQSGRFGKINKRVTFPETLDLNPYMSETGDGANIYKLYAVVVHVDMLNASFFGHYICYTKDFGGNWYRIDDCKVATVNLEEVLSQGAYMLLYSRLDALNDSGCLLLCRVQPRASCLTLEPPRKTEEMIDVEVQPCRKEQVECSTVEPADSTCHSGFVPSDTSLPPQISSCVEDSSAVIIPEAVRERSDNADLSLKSPSSVPKEVCIVENNTLSSMSSPSVSREREISSCEKVPAGKLDLDTVRGDPVVIAIPNGESCRPVLDDVSARCEKYLSSSGGEYVNGNSEDMDIDNCQSGSSVAEDIGICKNNGPTYADGITSPVAHSGFLNGNGVCRVEKVDKG
- the LOC117613173 gene encoding ubiquitin carboxyl-terminal hydrolase 18-like isoform X2 gives rise to the protein MHVAGVNLDLNWFLQFIFTAFIIAFGLLHFVKNTASKYFEVDANFEGGDHSDRTQMPGALMEDPVCAVCGNSGPKKCSRCKAVRYCSQKCQEKHWKSGHKTECKNTLSNSRFKTSSGGGKTFSGLALVPIRGISKHIKKPKEILFPYDEFVQLFNWDKLGFPPCGLLNCGNSCFANVVLQCLSSTRPLVAYLLEKGHRRECICEDWCFLCEFQTHLERASQSSQAFSPTNIISRLPNIGGNLVHGRQEDAHELMRFAIDTMQSVCLSEFGGEKAVHPSTQETTIIQHIFGGLLQSQVICTKCKNISNRYDNMMDLTVEIHGDASSLEECLDQFTIKEWLDGENKYKCDGCNDYVKAWKRLTVKRAPNILTIALKRFQSGRFGKINKRVTFPETLDLNPYMSETGDGANIYKLYAVVVHVDMLNASFFGHYICYTKDFGGNWYRIDDCKVATVNLEEVLSQGAYMLLYSRVQPRASCLTLEPPRKTEEMIDVEVQPCRKEQVECSTVEPADSTCHSGFVPSDTSLPPQISSCVEDSSAVIIPEAVRERSDNADLSLKSPSSVPKEVCIVENNTLSSMSSPSVSREREISSCEKVPAGKLDLDTVRGDPVVIAIPNGESCRPVLDDVSARCEKYLSSSGGEYVNGNSEDMDIDNCQSGSSVAEDIGICKNNGPTYADGITSPVAHSGFLNGNGVCRVEKVDKG